TTCGATTTCTTTTACGCTTTGATAAATCAGGTTGAACAGCTCTTCGAGGTTCACTTCTTCTATGCAAGAGAAAGCAACGCGAAGGTCCGTTGCACCAAGAGCGATTGTTCCAACACCATGCTGGTTCAGCAAGTGTACGCGCAAGGCTTCGGCATCTACCGTTTTGAGCTTCAGGCACATGAAGTAACCAGAGTTGAATGGGTAGTAGCCCCAGGCATCATCGAACTTGCCACTGTCCAGGATCGCTTTGGTACGGTTGGCTCTGCCCTTCATGATGTCGTACTTCTCTTGCTTTTGCACAGCAAACTCAGGTGAGTTCAGGGCATGCAGCACGAACGTCTGGGATGGGTGAGGACCGCTGGAAATCGTTGCGCGGATAATTCCCATCGTTTTTTGTTCCAGAGCGCTGAGAATAGCTTCACTTTGGCTTGCATACGTGATGAAGCCTACGCGGAAGCCCCAAACGTATTCTTCTTTGGTGGCGCCGTCAATTTTGACTGCCAGCACGCGCGGGTGCAAATCAGCTAATTGACCGAATAAGGATTCATGCAGCGAGCCTTCAAAGAAAAGACCGAAGTAAGCATCGTCTGTCAGGACGACTACGTTAATACCAGCTTCTGCTGCTTCTTTGATCGCAGCCGTAATTTCCCGTCCTTCTTGTGCATCAGGCGTGTAGCCTGTTGGATTGTTCGGGAAGTTAAGAACAACGATCGCTTTGCCTTTGGATTTTTGAGCTAGCAGTGCATCGCGCAGACCAGCAGCGTTGAATCTCATTTGGTCGTTATACAGCGGGTAGTTCACGATTTGGGCACCGCGGCGGATTTCGAAAGTCAGCTCGTAATTTTCCCAGTTTTTGTCCGGGATAATAACAGCGTCGCCTACGTCGGCGAAAAGATCAGCTGCAATGCTTAGACCATGCGTCAAGGCATTCGTTACGATTGGATTGCCGATCAGCTTGCTGCCGATTTCTGGATTTTCTTCGAGCATTTTTTTGCGCCATGCGCTGCGGAGCTCCGGCTTGCCTGCAGGTGGTGCATATTCATATATATCTTTTGGCGCATAGGTAGAAAGTGTGTCTTGAATGACCTTCAAATGCATAGGTTGACCATTTTCGATCGCAATACCGATAGTAGCATTGAATTTCTTGGCCTTTGCCTTTGCTTCAGCCGATTGGCTGAGAATGCCTTCTTTCGGGAAGTAAATCGATTTACCTAATGCAGAAAGCATGTCATGCACGTGAGAATTTTCACGTTCCAGGGTCTCGTTTAACTGTCGTGCCAGAGGATTCATAAGAGTGGGTCATTCCTTCCAATGAGCTATTCATTTTTTGCAGTTATTATACCACTTTCACAGTAGTACGTCACTGCGCTTGCTAAATTTTTTCGGAAAGAACGTGATCGGGGATTTAGACGCGGACTTGATTTAAAAATCCTTCCAATCGCTCCTTCACTTCAGGCCATTCGTGATCCAGAATGCTGAACATGACGGTGTCACGCACATAGCCATCGTGAAGCACACGGTGCTGCCTGAGAATTCCTTCCTGTTTGGCGCCTAAACGGGCAATCGCAGCTTGCGAGCGTTCATTTCGCAAATCTGTTTTGATTTGGACGCGCAGCAGATTGAGGGTTTCAAAGCAGTGGCGCAGCAGTAAATATTTGCATTCCGTGTTCACACGGGTCCGCCAAACGAGCGGATTGTACCAGGTATATCCAATCTCTAGATGGCGGTGAGCAGTGGAGATGTCGAAGAGCCGCGTGCTGCCCACAAACGTATCCGTATGTTTATCATAGACACTGTAAGGGATCGCAAGGCCGGCATTGAATTCCTCAAGCGCTTGCTGGACATAGGTTTCCACATCGGATGTTCGAGGCAGCGGCGTCATATAATCCCAAATCCGCGGGTCAGAAGCAGCCTCCGCT
Above is a genomic segment from Paenibacillus sp. HWE-109 containing:
- a CDS encoding GNAT family N-acetyltransferase, which encodes MQLQNPILEGTRVALLPMQESHIDSLAEAASDPRIWDYMTPLPRTSDVETYVQQALEEFNAGLAIPYSVYDKHTDTFVGSTRLFDISTAHRHLEIGYTWYNPLVWRTRVNTECKYLLLRHCFETLNLLRVQIKTDLRNERSQAAIARLGAKQEGILRQHRVLHDGYVRDTVMFSILDHEWPEVKERLEGFLNQVRV
- a CDS encoding aminotransferase class I/II-fold pyridoxal phosphate-dependent enzyme — its product is MNPLARQLNETLERENSHVHDMLSALGKSIYFPKEGILSQSAEAKAKAKKFNATIGIAIENGQPMHLKVIQDTLSTYAPKDIYEYAPPAGKPELRSAWRKKMLEENPEIGSKLIGNPIVTNALTHGLSIAADLFADVGDAVIIPDKNWENYELTFEIRRGAQIVNYPLYNDQMRFNAAGLRDALLAQKSKGKAIVVLNFPNNPTGYTPDAQEGREITAAIKEAAEAGINVVVLTDDAYFGLFFEGSLHESLFGQLADLHPRVLAVKIDGATKEEYVWGFRVGFITYASQSEAILSALEQKTMGIIRATISSGPHPSQTFVLHALNSPEFAVQKQEKYDIMKGRANRTKAILDSGKFDDAWGYYPFNSGYFMCLKLKTVDAEALRVHLLNQHGVGTIALGATDLRVAFSCIEEVNLEELFNLIYQSVKEIETVAASK